A window from Myxococcus fulvus encodes these proteins:
- a CDS encoding AzlD domain-containing protein has translation MTLLPILVLALGTYGFRVAGPLLSERLKLSTRVQERMALATIAMLAALVATSTLLAQGGFAGWARPAGVLVGAVLACLRLPFIAVVIAAAATAAGLRLLGVP, from the coding sequence ATGACCTTGCTGCCGATTCTGGTGTTGGCCCTGGGGACGTATGGCTTTCGCGTGGCGGGGCCGCTGTTGAGCGAGCGGCTGAAGCTGTCCACGCGGGTGCAGGAGCGGATGGCGCTGGCGACCATCGCGATGCTGGCGGCGCTCGTGGCCACGTCGACGCTGCTGGCGCAGGGCGGCTTCGCCGGGTGGGCCCGGCCGGCGGGGGTGCTCGTCGGCGCGGTGCTCGCGTGCCTGCGGCTGCCCTTCATCGCGGTGGTGATTGCCGCGGCGGCGACCGCGGCGGGGCTGCGCCTGCTCGGCGTGCCGTGA